A single genomic interval of Agromyces cerinus harbors:
- a CDS encoding fucose isomerase, producing MTSYTLPATVERPVATPNTAFLIASGDLRESANTAGWATQSAMEADVTAALDELGWRVVRANGVDPATGHGFISSQRMGLEVFKAIPVDAPLIVAEAVWQYSHHVLAGLRTHRGPILTVANFAGDWPGLVGLLGLNAGLTKMGKPYSTIWSVDFTDAWFRAGLREWVETGRITHDASHVRPLPELPDTPEVRLGRALGDQLLADKAIIGVFDEGCMGMYNAVFDDELLNPLGIYKERLSQSALYAEMLTVPDAEADAARDWLVERGMTFRFGTDDATELTVEQVRWQMKMYIAALRISDDFGLDAVGIQYQQGLKDLVPASDLAEGVLNSTERPPVFSRDGSRELYAGRAFPHFNEADEGVAVDALITDRVWTAMGLVPDNTLHDVRWGEEHDGEFVWVYEISGSVPASHLGGWEHAEGWRQGPVFFPAGGATINGVSKPGEIVLSRVFIADGILQADVFRATVVELPAEETERRKQATNPEWPIAHVVLHDVSRDQFMARHKANHAQLVYAPDAETADKALAAKVAMLDRIGVKVNLIGAVAL from the coding sequence ATGACGAGTTACACCCTGCCCGCGACCGTCGAACGGCCGGTCGCGACGCCGAACACCGCCTTCCTCATCGCGAGCGGCGATCTGCGCGAATCGGCCAACACCGCGGGCTGGGCGACCCAGTCGGCGATGGAGGCGGATGTCACGGCGGCACTCGACGAGCTCGGCTGGCGGGTCGTGCGCGCCAACGGCGTCGACCCGGCGACGGGCCACGGCTTCATCTCGAGCCAGCGCATGGGGCTCGAGGTCTTCAAGGCGATCCCCGTCGACGCCCCGCTCATCGTGGCGGAGGCGGTGTGGCAGTACTCGCACCACGTGCTCGCCGGGCTCCGCACCCACCGCGGCCCCATCCTCACCGTCGCGAACTTCGCGGGCGACTGGCCGGGGCTCGTGGGCCTGCTCGGCCTGAACGCCGGCCTGACGAAGATGGGCAAGCCGTACTCGACGATCTGGTCGGTCGACTTCACCGACGCGTGGTTCCGCGCCGGGCTCCGCGAGTGGGTCGAGACAGGTCGCATCACGCACGACGCCTCGCATGTGCGGCCGCTGCCCGAGCTGCCCGACACCCCTGAAGTACGACTCGGCCGTGCCCTCGGCGACCAGCTGCTCGCCGACAAGGCGATCATCGGCGTCTTCGACGAGGGCTGCATGGGCATGTACAACGCGGTCTTCGACGACGAGCTGCTGAACCCGCTCGGCATCTACAAGGAACGGCTCTCGCAGTCGGCGCTCTACGCCGAGATGCTGACGGTGCCCGACGCCGAGGCCGATGCCGCCCGTGACTGGCTCGTCGAACGGGGCATGACCTTCCGCTTCGGCACGGATGACGCGACCGAGCTCACGGTCGAGCAGGTGCGCTGGCAGATGAAGATGTACATCGCCGCGCTCCGCATCTCCGACGACTTCGGCCTCGACGCCGTCGGCATCCAGTACCAGCAGGGTCTGAAAGACCTCGTGCCCGCGTCGGACCTCGCCGAGGGCGTGCTGAACTCGACCGAGCGGCCGCCCGTGTTCTCGCGCGACGGCTCGCGCGAGCTGTACGCCGGGCGCGCGTTCCCGCACTTCAACGAAGCCGACGAGGGCGTCGCCGTCGACGCGCTCATCACCGATCGCGTCTGGACCGCGATGGGCCTCGTGCCCGACAACACCCTGCACGACGTGCGCTGGGGCGAGGAGCACGACGGCGAGTTCGTCTGGGTGTACGAGATCTCGGGCTCGGTGCCGGCCTCGCACCTCGGCGGTTGGGAGCATGCCGAGGGATGGCGCCAGGGCCCGGTGTTCTTCCCGGCGGGCGGAGCGACGATCAACGGAGTGTCCAAGCCCGGCGAGATCGTGCTCTCTCGGGTGTTCATCGCCGACGGGATCCTGCAGGCGGACGTCTTCCGCGCCACCGTCGTCGAGCTGCCGGCCGAGGAGACCGAGCGGCGCAAGCAGGCGACCAATCCCGAGTGGCCGATCGCGCACGTCGTGCTGCACGACGTCTCGCGCGACCAGTTCATGGCTCGGCACAAGGCCAACCACGCTCAGCTCGTATACGCGCCCGACGCCGAGACCGCCGACAAGGCGCTCGCGGCGAAGGTGGCGATGCTCGACCGCATCGGCGTCAAGGTCAACCTGATCGGTGCCGTGGCGCTCTGA